A part of Sulfitobacter sp. OXR-159 genomic DNA contains:
- a CDS encoding STAS/SEC14 domain-containing protein: MWKEVNLDGEDVLGLECNGKLSKRDFETMHTWLDRELKGAEAKPALVIFMASFEGYESAAAMWADMKVDTRHADDFSRVAMVADQKWIKWGMKAADRVLGADLKWFDKDERDAAISWARGA, from the coding sequence ATGTGGAAGGAAGTGAACCTGGACGGCGAGGATGTATTGGGGCTCGAATGTAATGGAAAACTGTCTAAACGAGACTTCGAAACCATGCACACATGGCTTGATCGCGAGTTGAAAGGGGCAGAGGCCAAACCGGCGCTGGTCATCTTCATGGCTTCGTTCGAGGGGTACGAAAGTGCCGCGGCGATGTGGGCGGACATGAAAGTAGACACCCGACATGCCGACGACTTCTCGCGGGTCGCCATGGTCGCTGATCAGAAATGGATCAAATGGGGGATGAAGGCGGCGGACCGAGTGTTGGGTGCCGACCTGAAATGGTTCGACAAAGATGAACGAGACGCCGCCATCTCTTGGGCGCGCGGAGCCTAG
- a CDS encoding WGR domain-containing protein, which produces MQQLEMFPEDIRIERVDPDANMFRFYRLRLMPDLFGGVSLLREWGRIGTQGRHRIDCFEDAGRAADAMVALYKAKQKRGYQLAG; this is translated from the coding sequence ATGCAGCAGCTTGAGATGTTTCCTGAAGATATCCGCATCGAGCGTGTAGACCCGGATGCCAATATGTTTCGCTTCTATCGGTTGCGCCTAATGCCTGACCTGTTCGGCGGTGTCTCGCTCCTGCGGGAGTGGGGCCGGATTGGCACCCAGGGGCGGCATCGGATCGACTGTTTCGAGGATGCAGGCCGCGCCGCTGACGCCATGGTCGCGCTCTACAAGGCTAAGCAGAAGCGCGGTTATCAGCTCGCAGGGTGA
- a CDS encoding type II toxin-antitoxin system HicB family antitoxin: MTNSMTYKGYTARIEYDDEDGIFTGRLAGIRDGVGFHADTVEALRDAFHEAVEDYIETCAKIGKEPQKAFSGQVMFRVDPEVHRKAALAAELSGKSLNQWAEEVLDRAAG, translated from the coding sequence ATGACCAATTCCATGACCTACAAGGGCTATACGGCCCGCATCGAATATGACGACGAAGATGGAATCTTTACCGGACGCCTCGCCGGTATCCGCGATGGTGTCGGCTTTCACGCGGACACGGTTGAAGCTTTGCGGGATGCCTTTCACGAAGCGGTCGAAGATTACATCGAAACCTGCGCAAAGATCGGTAAAGAGCCGCAGAAGGCCTTTTCCGGCCAGGTGATGTTTCGTGTCGATCCCGAAGTGCATCGCAAGGCTGCGCTCGCAGCGGAGCTGTCCGGCAAGAGCCTGAACCAGTGGGCCGAAGAGGTTCTGGATCGCGCCGCAGGGTAG
- a CDS encoding recombinase family protein, whose product MNFGYARISTDRGQDTAAQLDALRAAGCERVFEERASGGRWDRPELHRMLDQLRDGDVVIVWKLDRLSRSLKDLLSIMEKINAAGAGFRSLTEAIDTTTPAGRMMMQMVGVFAEFEREMIRERTRAGLERARKKGRHPGRKPKLSDDQRKEIRDLVRSGKRTEAEAARLFNVHRSTISRVMREVAPDAAA is encoded by the coding sequence ATGAACTTTGGCTATGCTCGTATTTCCACAGATCGCGGTCAGGACACCGCCGCGCAACTCGATGCGCTACGCGCCGCCGGGTGCGAGCGCGTGTTTGAGGAACGCGCGTCCGGTGGCCGTTGGGATCGGCCGGAGCTGCACCGGATGCTCGATCAGCTCCGCGACGGCGACGTGGTGATCGTCTGGAAGCTTGACCGGTTGTCGCGATCGCTGAAAGACCTTCTGTCCATCATGGAGAAGATCAACGCCGCTGGAGCTGGTTTCCGGTCGCTGACCGAGGCCATCGACACCACGACGCCCGCCGGGCGCATGATGATGCAAATGGTCGGGGTCTTCGCCGAGTTCGAGCGCGAGATGATCCGCGAGCGCACGCGCGCCGGTCTGGAGCGCGCCCGCAAGAAGGGACGCCACCCAGGGCGCAAGCCGAAGCTGTCGGATGATCAGCGCAAAGAAATCCGCGACTTGGTGCGATCCGGCAAACGCACCGAGGCTGAGGCCGCGCGTCTGTTCAACGTCCACAGGTCCACGATCAGCCGTGTCATGCGGGAGGTGGCACCCGATGCAGCAGCTTGA
- a CDS encoding class I SAM-dependent methyltransferase, with translation MPESYDTIGLDYAKLRCADARIAKLIHTALGESRAVLNVGAGAGSYEPVDRMITALEPSAEMIAQRPTSNARVVQGIAENLPFDDDCFDAVMAVLTVHHWNDKAKGMAELRRVSRGPKVILTYDPTFRDFWLFDYFPELAALDKGQMPPIDEYAKWLGEVEVSPVLIPHDCSDGFLAAYWRRPSAYLDARVRAGISSFWKIGDIAPGLESLRLRTH, from the coding sequence ATGCCTGAAAGCTACGACACGATTGGATTGGACTACGCCAAATTGCGCTGTGCTGATGCGCGGATCGCGAAGTTAATACATACGGCACTCGGTGAAAGCCGAGCGGTGTTGAACGTTGGTGCAGGTGCAGGCTCCTACGAGCCTGTGGATCGTATGATTACAGCACTCGAACCGTCCGCCGAAATGATAGCGCAGAGGCCAACATCCAATGCGAGAGTGGTGCAAGGCATCGCCGAAAACCTTCCTTTTGATGATGATTGCTTCGACGCGGTTATGGCGGTGCTGACAGTGCATCACTGGAACGACAAGGCAAAAGGCATGGCCGAGTTGCGCCGAGTTTCGCGTGGCCCCAAAGTGATCCTGACTTACGATCCTACATTCCGTGACTTTTGGCTATTTGACTATTTCCCAGAACTTGCCGCACTAGATAAGGGCCAGATGCCGCCAATAGATGAATATGCGAAATGGCTTGGCGAGGTGGAAGTGTCACCAGTTCTGATCCCGCACGATTGTTCTGACGGTTTTCTTGCGGCCTACTGGCGGCGTCCTTCTGCATATCTTGATGCCCGTGTTCGTGCTGGGATTTCCTCATTCTGGAAGATTGGCGATATCGCCCCCGGTTTGGAAAGCCTTAGGCTCAGGACCCATTGA
- a CDS encoding cation diffusion facilitator family transporter — MAEQKNASVRRALWIVLLLNLAIAIGFFVTGAIGDSSGLIANGLDNTSDTVVYAISLFALTRADKWKRAAANVSGGMLLLFAIGVLVDAVRRYYAGSEPLGGLMIVMSVIAAIVNVICVWLLNRIDDPDVNVRAANTFSWNDFAANGGILVAGGLVWWLGSNWPDLAVGVAVAGIFIWGGFKILRDAHREHHKAVHEDDE; from the coding sequence ATGGCAGAGCAAAAGAACGCATCGGTAAGACGCGCACTGTGGATTGTGCTGCTGCTGAATCTGGCGATTGCCATAGGGTTCTTCGTAACCGGAGCCATCGGGGATTCCAGCGGATTGATCGCCAACGGTCTGGACAACACTTCCGACACGGTCGTCTATGCCATCAGTCTCTTTGCGCTGACGCGGGCGGACAAGTGGAAACGAGCGGCCGCAAACGTCTCGGGGGGAATGCTTCTGCTGTTCGCAATTGGGGTTCTGGTGGATGCGGTCCGGCGCTATTACGCCGGATCAGAGCCACTCGGCGGGTTGATGATCGTGATGTCGGTGATTGCGGCCATCGTGAACGTGATCTGCGTCTGGCTTTTGAACAGGATAGACGATCCCGACGTCAACGTCCGCGCCGCGAATACGTTCAGCTGGAACGATTTCGCGGCGAATGGCGGCATCCTCGTTGCCGGAGGACTCGTTTGGTGGCTGGGCTCCAATTGGCCGGACTTGGCCGTCGGCGTCGCCGTTGCCGGTATATTCATCTGGGGTGGGTTCAAGATTCTCCGCGACGCCCATCGCGAGCACCACAAGGCTGTGCATGAGGATGATGAATGA
- a CDS encoding IS5 family transposase (programmed frameshift) — MSDLFWLSDAQMARLEPYFPKSHGKPRVDDRRVLSGIIFINRNGLRWRDAPKQYGPHKTLYNRWKRWSDKGIFAKMLVGLAAEHGERKTVMIDATYLKAHRTASSLAAKKGGRGRLIGRTKGGMNTKLHAICDSQGRPLDLFVTAGQVSDYIGARALCDSLPDVDWLLGDRGYDADWFREALKDRGIRACIPGRKQRKAPVKYDKRRYKRRNRIEIMFGRLKDWRRVATRYDRCPKVFLSAIALAAIVIYWL, encoded by the exons ATGTCTGATCTCTTCTGGCTGAGCGATGCGCAGATGGCGCGTCTGGAGCCCTATTTCCCGAAGTCCCACGGCAAGCCCCGTGTCGATGATCGGCGCGTCCTGAGCGGGATTATCTTCATCAACCGCAATGGGTTACGCTGGCGAGATGCGCCAAAACAATACGGTCCCCATAAGACGCTCTACAACCGCTGGAAGCGTTGGAGCGACAAAGGCATCTTCGCGAAAATGTTGGTTGGACTGGCTGCCGAGCACGGCGAGAGGAAGACCGTGATGATCGACGCCACCTACCTGAAGGCTCACCGAACGGCGTCCAGTCTAGCCGCTA AAAAAGGGGGGCGCGGCCGCCTGATCGGACGGACCAAGGGCGGCATGAACACCAAGCTGCATGCCATATGTGACAGCCAGGGACGGCCCCTCGACCTGTTCGTCACGGCAGGACAGGTGAGCGACTACATCGGCGCACGGGCTCTTTGCGACAGTCTGCCGGATGTCGATTGGTTGCTCGGGGATCGCGGCTACGACGCCGACTGGTTTCGAGAAGCGTTGAAAGACAGAGGGATACGCGCCTGCATCCCCGGACGGAAGCAGCGGAAGGCGCCGGTGAAGTATGACAAGCGCCGATACAAACGCCGAAACCGGATCGAGATCATGTTCGGCAGGCTCAAGGACTGGCGGCGCGTCGCCACACGCTACGACAGGTGCCCGAAGGTCTTCCTCTCAGCCATCGCCCTCGCCGCTATCGTCATCTACTGGCTATGA
- a CDS encoding pyrroloquinoline quinone-dependent dehydrogenase, giving the protein MTYIARTLAAFLLLAAPGAGAQPADWTTFNGNLAAQKYSPVSSFTPETVQRLERVWSVETGDAADGSDELPQTVWSATPIYANETLYLGTPFYRILALDPATGEERWSYEPETVLEALTQPALKNRGVAYWQSGSQGVCEKRVYIGTMNATLHAVDADTGQPCADFGESGVLDVNQWNTVNDNFPFSLLQPPTVVGDTLLLGWAGKDWAYAVAPPGNLMAIDARTGGLKWDLSFIPEDLIPQTGTANIWTSMAADPRLGLVYVPVSSPSPNYWGGNRTDPIPLATSVTAVDIETGEVRWSQQLIRHDIWDYDTPSAPTLVDLEKNGETIPALVQTTKQGQIFVLNRETGEPVYPIEYRPVPASDAKGEKAAPTQPFSSALAPTNDPGKLPEVSRLADVTGWGQCSDDVERFRYEGLFTPPSEQGTFLWPGTAGANNWGGGAVDPRTGILYLNSSRIVQVIKLIPRDTYAQVAGESGAEQGYYAQEGAPYGIQLYNWTNWANLPCWAPPYGTFSAYDLRTGDRLYEVPFGMTQQWGFYGPESWGSPTLGGPVVTAGGVIFIGASMDARVRALDARTGTEVWSDLVEAPSVAIPAVYTHEGRDYVVFVAGGNPILKPQVGDQVVAYALGN; this is encoded by the coding sequence GTGACCTACATTGCACGGACTCTTGCAGCCTTTCTTCTCCTCGCCGCGCCGGGTGCCGGTGCTCAGCCTGCCGACTGGACGACGTTCAACGGCAATCTTGCGGCGCAAAAGTATTCTCCCGTAAGCTCCTTCACACCCGAGACGGTCCAAAGACTTGAAAGGGTGTGGTCGGTTGAAACCGGGGACGCGGCCGACGGCAGCGACGAGCTGCCGCAAACCGTGTGGTCGGCGACACCGATCTACGCCAACGAGACACTGTATCTCGGGACTCCGTTCTACCGCATACTCGCGCTCGATCCCGCGACCGGCGAGGAACGCTGGTCCTATGAGCCCGAGACGGTGCTCGAGGCGCTGACCCAGCCCGCGTTGAAGAATCGCGGTGTGGCCTATTGGCAGAGCGGGTCGCAAGGGGTTTGCGAAAAGCGCGTCTACATCGGAACGATGAACGCGACATTGCACGCGGTTGACGCCGATACCGGACAGCCCTGCGCCGATTTTGGCGAAAGCGGCGTTCTCGACGTAAACCAGTGGAATACGGTCAACGACAATTTTCCGTTCTCTCTGCTTCAGCCACCTACCGTCGTCGGCGACACCTTGCTGCTGGGTTGGGCCGGGAAGGACTGGGCCTATGCCGTCGCGCCGCCGGGCAATCTGATGGCGATCGACGCCCGCACCGGTGGGTTGAAGTGGGATCTGTCCTTCATCCCGGAAGACCTGATACCGCAAACCGGCACCGCCAATATCTGGACCTCCATGGCCGCCGATCCCCGGCTCGGGCTGGTCTATGTACCGGTATCCTCGCCCAGCCCCAACTACTGGGGTGGCAACCGGACGGATCCGATTCCGCTGGCAACCTCGGTGACGGCGGTCGATATCGAGACCGGCGAGGTCCGGTGGAGCCAACAGCTCATCCGTCATGATATCTGGGATTATGACACACCTTCCGCCCCGACCCTTGTCGATCTGGAGAAGAATGGCGAGACGATCCCCGCGCTGGTTCAGACCACCAAGCAGGGTCAGATCTTCGTGCTCAACCGCGAGACCGGCGAGCCGGTCTATCCGATCGAGTATCGCCCCGTGCCCGCCAGCGATGCGAAAGGTGAAAAGGCCGCCCCGACCCAGCCCTTTTCATCCGCGCTGGCACCCACCAACGATCCCGGAAAGCTGCCCGAGGTCTCTCGGCTGGCCGATGTGACGGGCTGGGGCCAGTGCAGCGACGATGTCGAACGTTTCCGCTACGAAGGGCTGTTCACGCCGCCTTCCGAACAGGGGACATTTCTATGGCCCGGAACGGCCGGTGCCAATAACTGGGGCGGCGGTGCCGTCGATCCCAGAACAGGCATCCTCTACCTCAACTCCTCGCGAATCGTGCAGGTGATCAAGCTCATTCCGCGCGACACCTACGCTCAGGTCGCCGGTGAAAGCGGTGCAGAGCAGGGCTATTACGCGCAAGAGGGTGCGCCCTATGGAATCCAGCTTTACAACTGGACCAACTGGGCCAATTTGCCTTGCTGGGCGCCGCCCTACGGCACCTTTTCGGCCTATGATCTGCGCACCGGCGACAGGCTCTATGAAGTGCCGTTCGGAATGACGCAGCAATGGGGTTTCTACGGTCCCGAAAGCTGGGGCTCGCCGACGCTCGGCGGCCCGGTGGTGACGGCGGGCGGGGTCATCTTCATCGGCGCGTCGATGGATGCGAGAGTGCGCGCGCTCGACGCCCGGACCGGTACCGAGGTCTGGTCGGATCTGGTCGAGGCGCCCTCTGTCGCCATTCCTGCGGTCTATACCCACGAGGGGCGCGATTACGTCGTCTTCGTCGCCGGTGGCAACCCGATTCTGAAGCCGCAAGTCGGCGACCAAGTCGTGGCCTATGCCCTCGGCAACTGA
- a CDS encoding cytochrome c oxidase assembly protein: MRTWQAACFAGGIAALVAALVWPLDAWGESLFSAHMAQHITLMGLAAPLLVLGQPLATMTRALPRRWQRWFGALAQAAAWRRAQRLLSASGVATAMMLGVFLFWHAPRALAVALEDDLVHAVMHGSIFAAALPFWTMIARSGNRGFGVRIAALFVCFKFSLIFGALLTFSGRALYPAYGAWPEAWGLTLIEDQQLAGVLMMTAAAMMYLVAALVVAAAWFAAMDRTRIASPCDAAAAANRAGS, encoded by the coding sequence GTGCGAACCTGGCAGGCTGCGTGTTTTGCGGGCGGGATCGCGGCGCTGGTCGCAGCCCTTGTCTGGCCCCTCGATGCGTGGGGAGAGAGCCTGTTTTCCGCACATATGGCCCAGCATATCACATTGATGGGACTGGCGGCGCCGCTTCTGGTGCTGGGACAACCGCTTGCGACGATGACCCGCGCCTTGCCGCGACGCTGGCAAAGGTGGTTCGGTGCGCTGGCCCAAGCCGCAGCCTGGCGTCGGGCACAGAGACTTCTGAGCGCGTCCGGTGTCGCCACCGCCATGATGCTGGGCGTTTTCCTGTTCTGGCACGCGCCGCGCGCGCTTGCCGTGGCGCTTGAGGACGATCTTGTTCATGCCGTCATGCACGGTTCGATCTTCGCTGCGGCCTTGCCGTTCTGGACCATGATTGCCCGGAGCGGGAACAGAGGCTTCGGGGTGCGGATTGCCGCGCTGTTCGTCTGCTTCAAGTTTTCGCTGATCTTCGGGGCGCTGCTGACCTTTTCGGGTCGGGCGCTGTATCCGGCCTACGGAGCCTGGCCCGAAGCCTGGGGATTGACGTTGATCGAGGATCAGCAGCTTGCCGGCGTCCTGATGATGACGGCGGCGGCGATGATGTATCTGGTCGCCGCGCTTGTCGTCGCGGCCGCCTGGTTCGCCGCCATGGACCGGACACGCATTGCCAGCCCCTGCGACGCGGCGGCGGCAGCGAACAGGGCCGGATCGTGA
- a CDS encoding type II toxin-antitoxin system HicA family toxin, which produces MNSKHRKTLAVVFTDPVSGTVEWSAIERLLVAAGAQVIEGRGSRVRFEKDGEVETFHRPHPAKEAKRYQVRAARAFLERIGVTP; this is translated from the coding sequence ATGAACAGCAAACACCGCAAGACCCTAGCCGTTGTCTTCACAGACCCGGTGTCCGGCACTGTCGAATGGTCGGCAATCGAGCGTTTGCTTGTCGCTGCTGGCGCACAGGTGATCGAAGGACGCGGCTCGCGGGTGCGGTTCGAGAAGGATGGCGAGGTCGAGACGTTTCACCGCCCGCACCCCGCCAAGGAAGCCAAACGCTACCAAGTGCGCGCCGCCCGCGCGTTCCTGGAACGGATCGGAGTTACACCATGA
- a CDS encoding IS91 family transposase translates to MPRPSLEVADIFRAHGAAWLAANVGHISLDQLKVMSAIERCRTAALGGHVARCEDCAHEHIAYNSCRNRHCPKCQSGAARAWLAAREAELLPVRYFHLVFTLPKPIADIAHQNKREIYNLLMRASADAVIRIAADPKHLGARVGVTSVLHTWGSAMTHHPHVHMIVPGGGLSEDGTKWIACRKNFFLSVRVLSRLYRRLILDGLSRLHKAGKLRFFGDHAKLADLAVFDAFLQPLRKIDWVVYAKEPFAGPKAVLAYLSRYTHRVAISNSRLIRVDDRGVTFRVKDYRITGPGRHTTMTLKTDEFIRRFLIHVLPKGQHRIRHYGFFGNGNRTANIARIRELLGAETPVPGLAHDNTIEDADAPARVLALPCPCCGGRLIIVDTFAPAQHPRAPPASARAAA, encoded by the coding sequence TTGCCTCGGCCATCGCTGGAGGTTGCGGATATCTTCCGCGCCCACGGCGCTGCCTGGCTGGCGGCCAACGTCGGCCACATCAGCCTCGATCAGTTGAAGGTCATGAGCGCTATCGAGCGCTGCCGCACGGCGGCGCTCGGCGGCCATGTCGCGCGGTGCGAAGACTGCGCCCATGAGCACATCGCCTACAATTCCTGTCGCAATCGCCACTGTCCCAAATGCCAATCCGGGGCAGCCAGGGCTTGGCTGGCGGCGCGCGAGGCCGAACTGCTGCCCGTGCGGTATTTCCACCTGGTCTTCACGCTGCCCAAACCGATCGCGGACATCGCCCACCAAAACAAACGGGAGATCTACAATCTCTTGATGCGGGCGAGCGCAGACGCGGTGATCAGGATTGCCGCCGACCCCAAGCACCTCGGCGCACGGGTGGGCGTCACATCCGTGCTCCACACCTGGGGCTCGGCGATGACCCACCACCCACATGTCCACATGATCGTGCCGGGCGGCGGCTTGTCTGAAGATGGGACCAAGTGGATCGCTTGCCGCAAGAACTTCTTTTTGTCCGTGCGTGTGCTGTCTCGGCTGTACAGGCGGCTCATTCTGGACGGGCTCTCCCGGCTGCACAAAGCCGGGAAGCTGCGCTTCTTCGGCGACCATGCAAAGCTTGCTGATCTCGCGGTTTTTGACGCTTTCCTGCAACCGCTACGCAAGATCGATTGGGTCGTGTATGCCAAGGAGCCCTTCGCCGGACCCAAAGCCGTGCTGGCATACCTGTCGCGCTACACCCACCGTGTCGCGATCTCCAACAGCCGCCTGATACGGGTCGACGACCGGGGCGTCACCTTCCGCGTCAAGGACTACCGCATCACCGGCCCCGGGCGGCACACCACCATGACCCTGAAAACCGACGAGTTCATCCGCCGGTTCCTCATCCACGTCCTGCCCAAAGGCCAGCACCGCATCCGCCACTATGGCTTCTTCGGCAACGGCAATCGGACCGCCAATATCGCGAGGATCAGGGAGCTGCTCGGGGCCGAAACACCGGTTCCGGGTCTTGCTCACGATAACACGATCGAGGATGCCGATGCGCCCGCCCGCGTCCTCGCGCTGCCATGCCCATGCTGCGGCGGCCGGTTGATCATCGTCGATACCTTCGCGCCCGCACAACATCCCAGAGCACCACCGGCATCAGCGAGGGCTGCCGCATGA
- a CDS encoding tyrosine-type recombinase/integrase, with translation MNVQHSTPLTPLRARMIADMSARNLGPASQIGHLRACKRFAAWLGRSPETAEPDDVRDFQQHLIETGTSICTRNRTMTGVKFLFRVTLRRHDLVAEIFSLKEPVKVPLVLSRNEVKRILAMAPGLKARVMLSLAYGCGMRAGEVVRLRVGDIDGAQNIIRIVQSKGRKDRNVMLPTDILGLLREWWTERPTGQDAGVPGPERVLFPGYRGKHLSARQISRLFKEAARMAGITKPVTLHTLRHSFATHLLERGVDIRVIQALLGHTKLTTTARYASVATGMIAAVDSPLDDLRSAKRKKGKKGAS, from the coding sequence ATGAATGTACAGCACTCCACACCCTTGACGCCGCTTCGGGCGCGCATGATCGCGGATATGTCGGCGCGCAATCTAGGACCGGCATCTCAGATCGGACACTTGCGGGCGTGCAAGCGGTTTGCGGCCTGGCTTGGGCGTTCGCCAGAGACAGCGGAGCCAGATGACGTCCGCGATTTCCAACAGCATCTGATTGAGACCGGCACCAGCATCTGCACGCGCAATCGCACGATGACCGGGGTGAAGTTTCTGTTCCGGGTCACCCTGCGACGGCACGATCTTGTGGCCGAGATTTTCAGCCTCAAGGAGCCGGTGAAGGTACCGCTTGTCCTGAGCCGCAATGAGGTTAAACGCATCCTGGCCATGGCACCTGGCCTTAAGGCGCGCGTGATGTTGTCGCTTGCCTATGGCTGCGGGATGCGTGCGGGCGAAGTTGTCCGGTTGCGCGTTGGCGACATCGATGGCGCCCAAAACATCATCCGCATCGTGCAATCCAAGGGCCGCAAGGATCGCAACGTGATGTTGCCCACAGATATTCTGGGCCTGTTGCGCGAATGGTGGACCGAACGCCCCACCGGCCAGGATGCAGGCGTGCCTGGCCCCGAGCGGGTTCTCTTCCCCGGCTATCGCGGCAAACATCTCTCGGCCCGCCAGATCTCGCGACTGTTCAAGGAGGCGGCGCGGATGGCGGGCATCACCAAACCGGTTACGCTGCACACGTTGCGCCATTCCTTCGCGACACATCTGCTGGAACGTGGTGTGGACATCCGGGTCATTCAGGCACTGCTCGGCCATACCAAACTGACCACGACGGCTCGATATGCGAGCGTTGCCACGGGCATGATCGCGGCAGTGGACAGCCCGCTGGATGACTTGAGGTCGGCCAAGCGCAAGAAGGGCAAGAAAGGCGCGTCGTAG